A window of the Vigna angularis cultivar LongXiaoDou No.4 chromosome 3, ASM1680809v1, whole genome shotgun sequence genome harbors these coding sequences:
- the LOC108324702 gene encoding transcriptional regulator TAC1, with amino-acid sequence MNSEKPVSPENLSDENDQEEAQDDTGGTKRSYECTFCKRGFTNAQALGGHMNIHRKDRAKAKQFTLDASPSINKFNSHESIVFPFVSETLNQQHARPNYSVLESQRNCDKHFHPPAPASAFYYEFYESRSRSLSLNQELRGANLSLQIGPSHHVGDDIHQVRGNQKDSEVDLELRLGHHPY; translated from the coding sequence ATGAATTCAGAGAAGCCAGTCAGCCCTGAGAATTTAAGTGATGAAAATGATCAAGAAGAAGCACAAGATGACACTGGTGGAACTAAACGCTCTTATGAGTGCACATTCTGCAAAAGAGGTTTCACAAACGCTCAGGCTTTGGGGGGTCATATGAATATCCATAGGAAAGACAGGGCCAAGGCCAAGCAATTCACACTCGACGCTTCACCTTCAATTAACAAATTCAACAGTCATGAATCCATAGTCTTTCCTTTTGTCTCAGAAACTTTGAACCAACAACACGCAAGGCCTAATTACTCCGTTTTGGAGTCTCAGAGGAACTGTGACAAACACTTTCATCCCCCAGCTCCTGCAAGTGCCTTTTATTATGAGTTTTATGAGTCAAGGTCTCGGTCTTTGAGTTTGAACCAAGAGCTTCGCGGTGCCAACCTGAGTCTCCAAATTGGTCCAAGTCATCATGTGGGTGATGATATTCATCAAGTGAGAGGAAACCAGAAAGATAGTGAAGTGGACTTGGAGCTAAGACTTGGCCATCATCCATACTGA